A single region of the Mycobacterium avium subsp. avium genome encodes:
- a CDS encoding cytochrome c oxidase assembly protein has protein sequence MTVAPPAGTASTEAVPQHRTLVWPVLAGVAVLAGCTAAGIGALSLASALTATGLPDPGPVTTLGLPFLRAAGEIAAVLAVGSFLFAAFLVPPQPSGVLDADGYRALRLGTVASGVWAVCAALLVPLTLSDVSGHPVADLRPAQMWSLAGLITTASAWRWTAILAAAITLASLPVLRWSWAPVLLAASLTTLIPLGLTGHSSAGGSHDLATNGLLIHLVAAALWAGGLLALLAYALRGGQGGGHLGLATRRFSAIALWCWVAMALSGLVNAAVRVQPSDLLATGYGRLVLAKAAALCLLGGVGWRQRRVNVAALQAVSTLGRARRALLRLTLIEAALFGLTFGIAVGLGRTAPPPPPARLPSIAEAEIGYDFDGPPTLTRILFDWRFDLIFGTAAIVLAGLYVAGVVRLRRRGDRWPPGRTSSWLLGCLVLLFVTSSGVGRYMPAMFSMHMVVHMCLSMLVPILLALGAPVTLALRALPAAGRGDPPGPREWLLAALHSRFSRLLTNPVVATVLFVAGFYGLYLSNLFDTTASSHAGHLLMNLHFLLSGYLFYWVVIGVDPTPRPIPPLAKLAVVFASLPLHAFFGVVLMGTRKVLGADYYRSLGFSWHTDLLGDQRLGGGIAWSAGEFPLVIVMLALLVQWARSDRRTAKRLDRAADRDDDAELAAYNAMLAQLAGRDKPGEGSATGQA, from the coding sequence ATGACCGTCGCCCCGCCGGCCGGCACCGCCTCGACCGAGGCCGTCCCGCAGCACCGCACGCTGGTGTGGCCGGTGCTGGCCGGCGTCGCCGTGCTGGCCGGCTGCACGGCCGCCGGGATCGGCGCGCTGTCGCTGGCGAGCGCGTTGACCGCGACCGGGCTGCCCGACCCGGGCCCGGTGACCACCCTGGGATTGCCCTTCCTGCGCGCGGCCGGCGAGATCGCCGCGGTGCTCGCGGTCGGCTCCTTCCTGTTCGCCGCCTTCCTGGTGCCGCCGCAACCCAGCGGTGTGCTCGACGCCGACGGCTACCGGGCGCTGCGACTGGGCACCGTCGCGTCCGGGGTGTGGGCGGTGTGCGCCGCCCTGCTGGTCCCGCTCACCCTGTCGGACGTGTCCGGTCACCCCGTCGCCGACCTGCGCCCCGCCCAGATGTGGTCGCTGGCCGGTCTCATCACCACCGCCTCGGCCTGGCGCTGGACCGCCATCCTGGCCGCGGCCATCACGCTGGCCAGCCTGCCGGTGCTGCGCTGGTCGTGGGCCCCGGTGCTGCTGGCCGCGTCGCTGACGACGCTGATCCCGCTCGGCCTGACCGGGCATTCGTCCGCCGGCGGCTCGCACGACCTGGCCACCAACGGCCTGCTGATCCACCTGGTCGCCGCCGCCCTGTGGGCCGGCGGCTTGCTGGCCCTGCTGGCCTATGCGCTGCGCGGCGGTCAGGGCGGCGGTCACCTGGGCCTGGCGACGCGGCGCTTCTCGGCCATCGCGCTGTGGTGTTGGGTCGCGATGGCGCTGAGCGGACTGGTCAACGCCGCGGTGCGGGTCCAGCCGAGCGACCTGCTTGCCACCGGCTACGGCCGGCTGGTGCTGGCCAAAGCCGCGGCGCTGTGCCTGCTGGGCGGCGTGGGTTGGCGTCAGCGGCGGGTGAATGTGGCTGCGCTGCAAGCGGTTTCGACTCTCGGGCGGGCGCGCCGCGCGCTGCTGCGGCTGACCCTGATCGAGGCCGCGCTGTTCGGCCTGACCTTCGGCATCGCCGTCGGGCTGGGCCGCACCGCGCCGCCACCGCCGCCGGCCCGGTTGCCCTCGATCGCCGAGGCCGAGATCGGCTACGACTTCGACGGACCGCCGACGCTGACGCGCATCCTGTTCGACTGGCGCTTCGACCTGATCTTCGGCACCGCCGCCATCGTCCTGGCCGGGCTGTATGTCGCCGGTGTGGTGCGGCTGCGCCGCCGCGGCGACCGCTGGCCACCGGGCCGCACGTCGTCCTGGCTGCTCGGCTGCCTGGTGTTGCTGTTCGTCACGTCGTCGGGGGTCGGCCGCTACATGCCGGCCATGTTCAGCATGCACATGGTGGTGCACATGTGCCTGTCCATGCTGGTGCCGATCCTGCTGGCGCTGGGCGCCCCGGTCACCCTGGCGTTACGCGCGCTGCCCGCCGCCGGCCGCGGCGATCCGCCGGGACCGCGCGAATGGCTGTTGGCCGCGCTGCACAGCCGGTTCTCCCGGTTGCTCACCAACCCCGTGGTGGCCACCGTGCTGTTCGTGGCCGGTTTCTACGGGCTGTATCTGTCCAACCTGTTCGACACCACCGCGAGCAGTCATGCCGGGCACCTGCTGATGAACCTGCACTTCCTGCTCAGCGGCTACCTCTTCTACTGGGTGGTGATCGGGGTGGACCCGACGCCGCGGCCGATCCCGCCGCTGGCCAAGCTGGCCGTGGTGTTCGCCTCGCTGCCGCTGCATGCCTTCTTCGGGGTGGTGCTGATGGGCACCCGGAAGGTGCTGGGCGCCGACTACTACCGCTCGCTGGGCTTCAGCTGGCACACCGATCTGCTCGGCGATCAACGGCTGGGCGGCGGCATCGCCTGGTCGGCGGGCGAATTCCCGCTGGTGATCGTCATGCTGGCGCTGCTGGTGCAGTGGGCGCGCAGCGACCGACGCACCGCCAAGCGGCTGGACCGGGCCGCCGACCGCGACGACGACGCCGAACTGGCGGCCTACAACGCGATGCTCGCCCAGCTCGCTGGGCGGGACAAGCCGGGCGAAGGGTCCGCGACCGGTCAGGCGTAG
- a CDS encoding cutinase family protein gives MNARRWAGLLGAGAMTAGATLLGAPLPASAAPCPDIEVTFARGTAEPPGVGGVGQAFVEAVRSQAGARSLGVYPVNYPADDDFAASASAGAGDASAHVQSMVADCPNTKLVLGGYSQGAMVIDLITIAQAPVAGLIPQTLNADQAEHVSALALFGNPSDRYLGAPVSVVSPWYGAKAIDLCAPGDPVCTPGGPLALPSHDEMVSPAHLSYRQSGMPAQAATFVAAHL, from the coding sequence GTGAACGCACGCCGATGGGCGGGTTTGCTGGGCGCCGGGGCGATGACGGCCGGGGCGACGCTGCTCGGCGCACCGCTACCCGCATCCGCCGCGCCGTGCCCCGACATCGAGGTGACTTTCGCCCGCGGCACCGCCGAGCCGCCCGGGGTGGGCGGGGTTGGGCAGGCATTCGTCGAGGCGGTGCGCAGCCAGGCCGGCGCCCGGTCGCTGGGCGTGTATCCGGTCAACTACCCCGCCGACGACGATTTCGCCGCCTCGGCATCCGCCGGCGCCGGCGACGCCAGCGCTCACGTCCAGTCCATGGTGGCCGACTGCCCCAACACCAAGCTGGTGCTCGGCGGATATTCCCAGGGCGCCATGGTGATCGACCTGATCACCATCGCCCAGGCGCCGGTGGCGGGGTTGATTCCGCAGACGCTGAACGCCGACCAGGCCGAGCACGTATCAGCGCTGGCCCTGTTCGGCAATCCGTCCGACCGGTATCTGGGCGCGCCCGTCAGCGTGGTCAGCCCGTGGTACGGGGCCAAAGCCATTGACTTGTGCGCACCCGGCGATCCGGTGTGCACTCCAGGCGGACCGCTGGCGCTGCCGTCGCACGACGAGATGGTCTCCCCCGCGCACCTGTCCTACCGACAGTCCGGCATGCCGGCCCAGGCCGCGACTTTCGTGGCGGCCCACCTCTGA
- a CDS encoding HAD-IB family hydrolase/lysophospholipid acyltransferase family protein, with translation MRLPGSVAEIMASPPGPRIGAFFDLDGTLVAGFTAVILTQERLLRRDMGVGELLGMVQAGLSHTLGRIEFEDLIGKAAAALAGRLIDDLEEIGERMFVQRIESRIYPEMRELVRAHMARGHTVVLSSSALTIQVNPVARFLGIPNTLTNKFETTEDGILTGGLQKPILWGPGKAAAVQRFAAEHDIDLKESYFYADGDEDVALMYLVGNPRPTNPEGKMAAVAKRRGWPILRFSSRGPVGLRRQLRTLAGFGSMFPVAAGAVGVGVLTRNRRRGVNFFTSTFSQLSLAIAGVHLNVIGKENLTAQRPAVFIFNHRNQVDPVIAGALVRDNWVAVGKKELEKDPVMGTLGKLLDGVFIDRDDPAAAVETLHTVEDRARNGLSILIAPEGTRVDTTEVGPFKKGPFRIAMAAGIPIVPIVIRNAELVAARNSTVINPGTVDVAVFPPISVQDWTLDTLPERIAEVRQLYLDTLANWPVGELPEVDLYAEKKAAQKARGQAAKSPATSPAKTPAKSPAKRPAKKSAAKKTAATSAAKTRAKKTAAEPKSRTTPAAPNPEAAASHNGEVSPSRAADPIGADPPEAPPRGRP, from the coding sequence ATGCGGCTGCCGGGCTCGGTCGCCGAGATCATGGCGAGTCCCCCCGGGCCCAGGATCGGCGCGTTCTTCGACCTGGACGGCACCCTGGTCGCCGGGTTCACCGCGGTGATCCTGACCCAGGAGCGGCTGCTGCGCCGCGACATGGGGGTGGGGGAGCTGCTGGGCATGGTGCAGGCCGGCCTCAGCCACACCCTGGGCCGTATCGAGTTCGAGGACCTGATCGGCAAGGCCGCGGCGGCCCTGGCCGGACGACTGATCGACGACCTGGAAGAGATCGGCGAGCGGATGTTCGTCCAGCGGATCGAATCCCGGATCTACCCGGAGATGCGCGAGCTGGTGCGCGCCCACATGGCCCGCGGCCACACCGTGGTGCTCAGCTCGTCGGCGCTGACCATCCAGGTGAACCCGGTCGCGCGGTTCCTCGGCATCCCCAACACCCTCACCAACAAATTCGAGACCACCGAAGACGGCATCCTGACCGGCGGCCTGCAAAAGCCGATTCTGTGGGGACCGGGCAAAGCCGCTGCGGTGCAACGCTTTGCGGCCGAGCACGACATCGATCTCAAAGAGAGCTACTTCTACGCCGACGGTGACGAGGACGTCGCCCTGATGTATCTGGTCGGCAATCCGCGGCCGACCAATCCCGAGGGCAAGATGGCCGCCGTCGCCAAGCGCCGCGGTTGGCCGATCCTGCGGTTCAGCAGCCGCGGCCCGGTGGGTCTGCGGCGGCAGTTGCGCACCCTCGCCGGATTCGGATCGATGTTCCCGGTCGCGGCCGGTGCGGTGGGCGTCGGTGTGCTCACCCGCAACCGGCGCCGCGGCGTCAACTTCTTCACCTCCACGTTCTCCCAATTGTCGCTGGCCATCGCCGGGGTGCACCTCAACGTCATCGGCAAGGAGAACCTGACCGCCCAACGCCCCGCGGTCTTCATCTTCAACCACCGCAACCAGGTCGACCCCGTGATCGCCGGGGCGCTGGTGCGCGACAACTGGGTTGCGGTGGGCAAGAAGGAACTTGAGAAGGACCCGGTGATGGGCACGCTGGGCAAGTTGCTGGACGGCGTGTTCATCGACCGCGACGACCCCGCCGCCGCGGTGGAGACGCTGCACACGGTCGAAGACCGGGCCCGCAACGGCCTGTCGATCCTGATCGCCCCCGAGGGCACCCGGGTCGACACCACCGAGGTCGGCCCATTCAAGAAGGGGCCCTTCAGGATTGCGATGGCCGCCGGGATCCCGATCGTGCCGATCGTGATCCGCAACGCCGAACTCGTCGCCGCCCGGAACTCGACCGTCATCAACCCCGGCACCGTCGACGTGGCCGTCTTTCCGCCGATCTCGGTGCAGGACTGGACACTTGACACGCTGCCGGAGCGCATCGCCGAGGTGCGCCAGCTCTATCTGGACACCCTGGCCAACTGGCCGGTCGGCGAACTGCCCGAGGTCGACCTGTACGCGGAGAAGAAAGCGGCGCAAAAGGCGCGCGGCCAGGCCGCCAAAAGCCCCGCGACAAGCCCTGCCAAAACCCCCGCCAAGAGCCCCGCGAAACGCCCCGCCAAGAAATCGGCGGCGAAGAAGACCGCGGCCACCTCGGCGGCCAAGACGCGCGCGAAAAAGACTGCGGCCGAACCGAAGTCGCGCACCACCCCGGCCGCACCGAACCCGGAAGCCGCCGCGTCGCACAACGGGGAAGTGAGCCCCTCCCGCGCGGCCGACCCGATCGGCGCCGACCCACCCGAAGCGCCGCCCCGAGGGCGTCCGTGA
- a CDS encoding enoyl-CoA hydratase: MAQSNLVLLDIENHVALITVNDPDRRNAVTAEMSGRLREAVERVEADSDVHAVVITGAGKAFCAGADLSALGAAGGGSAETGLQQLYDGFMAIGSCRLPTIAAVNGAAVGAGLNLALAADVRIAGPAALFDPRFQQLGLHPGGGATWMLQRAVGPQVARAALLFGMRFDAEAAVRHGLALSVADDPVAAALELAAGPAAAPREVVLATKATMRATISLGSLDNEQHQHAMRTELGPQAHSIQSPEFAQRLAAAQRK, translated from the coding sequence ATGGCCCAGTCAAATCTCGTCCTGCTCGACATCGAGAACCACGTCGCGCTCATCACCGTCAACGATCCCGACCGGCGCAACGCGGTGACCGCCGAGATGTCGGGGCGGTTGCGCGAGGCCGTCGAGCGGGTCGAGGCCGACTCCGACGTGCACGCCGTGGTGATCACCGGCGCCGGCAAGGCGTTTTGCGCCGGCGCCGACCTCAGCGCCCTGGGCGCCGCCGGCGGAGGCTCGGCCGAGACGGGGCTGCAGCAGCTTTACGACGGCTTCATGGCGATCGGGAGTTGCCGGCTGCCCACCATCGCCGCGGTCAACGGCGCGGCCGTCGGCGCGGGCCTGAACCTGGCCCTGGCGGCCGACGTGCGCATCGCCGGGCCCGCCGCCCTGTTCGATCCGCGATTCCAGCAGCTGGGCCTGCACCCGGGCGGAGGCGCCACCTGGATGCTGCAGCGCGCGGTGGGCCCGCAGGTCGCCCGCGCGGCCCTGTTGTTCGGCATGCGCTTCGACGCCGAGGCCGCGGTGCGCCATGGCCTGGCGCTCAGCGTCGCGGACGACCCGGTGGCCGCGGCGCTCGAACTGGCCGCCGGCCCGGCGGCCGCCCCGCGCGAGGTGGTGCTGGCGACCAAGGCCACGATGCGCGCCACCATCAGTCTCGGCTCGCTCGACAACGAACAGCATCAGCACGCCATGCGCACCGAGCTGGGCCCGCAGGCACATTCCATTCAATCACCGGAGTTCGCACAGCGATTGGCCGCCGCGCAACGCAAGTAG
- a CDS encoding WS/DGAT/MGAT family O-acyltransferase, giving the protein MTESVETIKLSDELGPVDYLMHRGEANPRTRSGIMALELLDTTPDWQQFRARFENASRRVLRLRQKVVVPTLPTAAPRWVIDPDFNLDFHVRRVRVAEPGTLREVFDLAELILQSPMEISRPLWTATLVDGLADGKAATLLHVSHAVTDGVGGVQMFAEIYDLERNPPPKPPPPLPVPQDLSPNDLMRQGINHLPFAVVGGVVSALSGAVSVAGRAVLEPASTVSGIVGYAMSGMRVLNRAAEPSPLLRRRSLATRSEAIDIPLADLHKAAKAGGGSINDAYLAGLCGALRRYHEAFGVPISTLPMAVPVNLRAEADTAGGNRFTGVNLAAPIGTVDPVSRMKKIRAQMTQRRDEPAMNIIGSLAPVLSVLPTAVLEGITGSVIGSDVQASNVPVFPGDTYIAGAKVLRQYGIGPLPGVAMMVVLISRGGWCTITVRYDRASVRDEALFAQCLLEGFDEILALAGDGAPRAVPASFTESAVSARSASGS; this is encoded by the coding sequence ATGACTGAGTCCGTCGAGACGATCAAATTGTCCGACGAGCTCGGGCCGGTCGACTACCTCATGCATCGGGGCGAGGCGAATCCCCGAACCCGGTCGGGCATCATGGCGCTGGAGCTCCTCGACACCACCCCGGACTGGCAGCAGTTCCGGGCGCGATTCGAAAACGCCTCCCGGCGGGTGCTGCGGCTGCGGCAGAAGGTGGTGGTGCCGACCCTGCCCACCGCCGCGCCGCGCTGGGTCATCGATCCCGACTTCAACCTCGATTTCCACGTGCGCCGGGTGCGGGTCGCCGAACCCGGCACGCTGCGTGAGGTATTCGACCTCGCCGAGCTCATCCTGCAGTCGCCGATGGAGATCTCCCGGCCGCTGTGGACGGCCACCCTGGTCGACGGTCTGGCCGACGGGAAAGCCGCGACGCTGCTGCACGTCAGCCACGCCGTCACCGACGGTGTCGGCGGGGTCCAGATGTTCGCCGAAATCTATGACCTGGAACGCAATCCACCGCCCAAGCCGCCGCCGCCGCTGCCCGTCCCGCAAGACCTGTCGCCCAATGACCTGATGCGGCAAGGCATTAACCACCTGCCGTTCGCGGTGGTGGGCGGTGTCGTGAGCGCGCTGTCCGGGGCGGTGTCGGTGGCCGGTCGGGCGGTGCTGGAGCCGGCGTCCACCGTGTCGGGGATCGTCGGGTACGCCATGTCGGGCATGCGGGTGCTCAACCGGGCCGCCGAACCGTCGCCGCTGCTGCGCCGGCGCAGCCTGGCCACCCGCAGCGAAGCGATCGACATCCCGCTCGCCGACCTGCACAAGGCCGCCAAGGCCGGCGGCGGATCGATCAACGACGCCTACCTCGCCGGGCTGTGCGGCGCCTTGCGGCGCTACCACGAGGCGTTCGGGGTGCCGATCAGCACGCTGCCGATGGCGGTGCCGGTCAACCTGCGCGCCGAGGCCGACACCGCCGGCGGCAACCGGTTCACCGGGGTCAACCTGGCCGCGCCGATCGGCACCGTCGACCCGGTCTCCCGGATGAAGAAGATCCGCGCCCAGATGACCCAGCGCCGCGACGAGCCCGCGATGAACATCATCGGCTCGCTGGCACCGGTGCTCAGCGTGTTGCCCACCGCGGTGCTGGAAGGGATCACCGGCTCGGTGATCGGCTCCGACGTGCAGGCCAGCAACGTTCCCGTCTTCCCCGGAGACACCTACATCGCCGGCGCAAAGGTGTTGCGCCAGTACGGGATCGGCCCGCTGCCCGGGGTGGCGATGATGGTGGTGCTGATCTCCCGGGGCGGGTGGTGCACCATCACGGTGCGCTACGACCGGGCCTCGGTGCGCGACGAGGCGTTGTTCGCCCAGTGCCTGCTGGAGGGTTTCGACGAGATCCTGGCCCTGGCCGGTGACGGCGCGCCGCGCGCGGTGCCCGCCTCGTTCACGGAGTCCGCCGTGTCGGCGCGATCGGCCAGCGGCTCATGA
- a CDS encoding alpha/beta hydrolase, translating into MSVAGDLTSRCSWAGAQAARLAAEARDVYQLGNLVLRGGPFALGCFAGWLFTEFPPHVLTGHALSRVSHPSIGRVGKTLAAQRADHTLTAALQESLGPDFRDQVCHPTSVASVCARRGGLLGRPGPHRRYAAQTSDISYGPGGRDNLLDIWRRDDLAPGCRAPVLIQVPGGAWALNGRRPQAYTLMSRMVQLGWICVSIDYSKSPRSTFPAHLIDVKRAIAWVRENIADYGGDPDFIAITGGSAGGHLASLAALTPNDPAFQPGFENADTAVQAVAPYYGVYDFTDFENMHPLMVPFLEQFVLKARYADDPQRFAAASPISYVHADAPPFFVLHGQKDELVPSGQARAFCAALRAAGARTVGHAELSNAHHAFDITPTVRSRLAADAVADFLGVVYGRRVSSLVDSLPLSATSAS; encoded by the coding sequence ATGAGCGTGGCCGGCGATCTCACTTCGCGCTGCTCCTGGGCCGGCGCCCAGGCGGCCCGCCTGGCGGCCGAGGCCCGGGACGTCTATCAGCTCGGCAATCTGGTGCTGCGCGGCGGGCCGTTCGCGCTGGGCTGTTTCGCCGGTTGGCTTTTCACGGAGTTTCCGCCGCACGTGCTCACCGGACACGCGCTGTCGCGGGTCTCGCATCCCTCCATCGGCCGGGTAGGCAAAACACTGGCCGCGCAGCGCGCCGACCACACCCTGACCGCGGCGCTGCAGGAGTCGCTCGGCCCCGATTTCCGGGACCAGGTATGCCACCCGACCAGCGTGGCGTCGGTGTGCGCCCGGCGGGGTGGCCTGCTGGGCCGGCCGGGGCCGCACCGCCGCTACGCGGCGCAGACGTCCGACATCTCCTACGGTCCGGGCGGGCGCGACAACCTGCTGGACATCTGGCGGCGCGACGACCTGGCGCCCGGCTGCCGCGCACCGGTGCTGATCCAGGTGCCCGGCGGCGCGTGGGCGCTCAACGGCCGGCGCCCGCAGGCCTACACGCTGATGAGCCGGATGGTGCAGCTCGGCTGGATCTGCGTCTCGATCGACTACAGCAAGAGTCCGCGCAGCACCTTCCCGGCGCACCTGATCGACGTCAAACGGGCGATCGCCTGGGTGCGGGAGAACATCGCCGACTACGGCGGGGACCCCGACTTCATCGCGATCACCGGCGGTTCGGCCGGCGGGCACCTGGCCTCGCTGGCCGCGCTCACCCCCAACGACCCGGCCTTTCAGCCCGGCTTCGAAAACGCCGACACCGCCGTGCAGGCCGTCGCGCCCTATTACGGCGTCTACGACTTCACCGACTTCGAGAACATGCACCCGCTGATGGTCCCGTTCCTCGAGCAGTTCGTGCTCAAGGCCCGCTACGCCGACGACCCGCAGCGGTTCGCCGCCGCCTCGCCGATCTCCTACGTGCACGCCGACGCTCCGCCGTTCTTCGTGTTGCACGGCCAGAAGGACGAACTGGTGCCCAGCGGCCAGGCCCGGGCGTTCTGCGCGGCGCTGCGCGCGGCCGGCGCCCGCACGGTGGGCCACGCCGAACTGAGCAACGCGCACCACGCCTTCGACATCACCCCCACCGTCCGGTCCCGGCTGGCCGCCGACGCCGTCGCCGATTTCCTGGGCGTGGTCTACGGGCGGCGCGTCAGCTCGCTGGTGGATTCGCTGCCGCTGTCGGCGACTTCCGCCAGTTGA
- a CDS encoding glycerol-3-phosphate 1-O-acyltransferase codes for MTEPAADASALLTEQDSLVLASMASAVEVDLVTAWLEQQRAGQPGAQFELVKLPALDAPPAEMTALAERLEAGDDRSVVPVRVFWLPPPDRGRIAKLAGLVPGRDPYHPNQRLQAQILRRAPQRARVVAGEAATVSELRRQWRDTTVGDDQRDFAQFVIRRAILAMERVEYRILGPQYKSPRLVKPEILASNRFRAGLAKIPGATVEEAGKMLDELATGWSRASVDLVSVLGRLISRGFDREIDYDEYQVAAMRTALEAHPAVLLFSHRSYIDGAVVPVAMQENRLPPVHVFAGINLSFGAMGPLLRRSGVIFIRRNIGNDQLYKYVLREYVGYIVEKRFNLSWSIEGTRSRTGKMLPPKLGLLSYVADAYLDGRSEDILLQPVSISFDQLHETAEYAAYARGGEKTPEGVGWLYNFIRAQGERNYGKIYVRFPEAVSMRQYLGAPHGPLAQDPDAKRLALQKMSFEVAWRILQATPVTATGLVCALLLTTRGAALTLRQLHHTLQDSLDYLERKQNPMSTSALRLRSPDGVRAAVDALSNGHPVTRIDGGREPVWQITPEHQHAAAFYRNSVIHAFLETSIVELALAHAKHVDGDRMQAFWDQAMRLRDLLKFDFYFADSATFRDNIAEEMAWHDNWEDHVAAGGDEIDALLFTKRPLMAEAMLRVFFEAYEIVADVLRDAPADIGHKELTQLALGVGRQYVAQTRIRSSESVSTLLFATARQVVEDQDLIAAAPDLAERRDAFLRELRAILQDFDYVGRIAREQFVAREAKARRESLDSRPG; via the coding sequence GTGACCGAACCGGCGGCAGACGCCAGCGCGCTGCTCACCGAACAAGACTCGCTGGTGTTGGCGTCCATGGCCTCTGCGGTCGAGGTGGACCTGGTCACCGCCTGGCTGGAGCAGCAGCGCGCCGGCCAGCCGGGTGCGCAATTCGAGCTGGTCAAACTGCCCGCGCTGGACGCGCCGCCGGCGGAGATGACCGCGCTGGCCGAGCGTCTCGAGGCCGGCGACGACCGCTCGGTGGTGCCGGTGCGGGTGTTCTGGCTGCCGCCACCGGATCGCGGGCGAATCGCCAAGCTGGCCGGGCTGGTTCCCGGCCGCGACCCCTACCACCCCAACCAGCGTCTGCAAGCACAGATCCTGCGCCGCGCCCCGCAGCGGGCCCGGGTGGTGGCCGGTGAGGCGGCCACCGTCTCCGAACTGCGCCGCCAGTGGCGCGACACCACCGTCGGCGACGACCAGCGCGACTTCGCCCAATTCGTCATCCGCCGCGCCATCTTGGCGATGGAGCGGGTCGAATACCGGATACTGGGCCCGCAATACAAGTCGCCGCGGCTGGTGAAGCCGGAGATCTTGGCGTCCAACAGGTTTCGAGCCGGGCTGGCGAAGATCCCGGGCGCCACCGTCGAGGAAGCCGGAAAGATGCTCGACGAGCTCGCCACCGGGTGGAGCCGGGCATCGGTCGATTTGGTCTCGGTGCTCGGCCGGTTGATCAGCCGCGGCTTCGACCGCGAGATCGACTACGACGAATACCAGGTGGCGGCGATGCGCACCGCCCTGGAAGCCCACCCCGCGGTGCTGCTGTTCTCGCACCGGTCCTACATCGACGGCGCGGTGGTGCCGGTGGCCATGCAGGAGAACCGGTTACCGCCGGTGCACGTCTTCGCCGGCATCAACCTGTCGTTCGGGGCGATGGGGCCGCTGCTGCGGCGCTCCGGTGTCATCTTCATCCGCCGCAACATCGGCAACGACCAGCTCTACAAGTACGTCCTGCGAGAATACGTCGGCTACATCGTCGAGAAGCGGTTCAACCTGAGCTGGTCCATCGAGGGCACCCGCTCGCGCACCGGCAAGATGCTGCCGCCCAAACTCGGCCTGCTGTCCTACGTTGCCGACGCCTACCTGGATGGCCGCAGCGAAGACATTCTGCTGCAACCGGTTTCGATCAGCTTCGATCAGCTGCACGAGACCGCGGAGTACGCCGCCTACGCCCGCGGTGGTGAGAAGACGCCCGAAGGCGTGGGCTGGCTGTACAACTTCATCCGGGCGCAGGGCGAACGCAACTACGGCAAGATCTACGTCCGATTCCCCGAGGCCGTGTCGATGCGCCAATACCTGGGTGCACCGCACGGCCCGCTGGCGCAGGACCCCGACGCCAAACGCCTTGCGCTGCAGAAGATGTCCTTCGAAGTCGCCTGGCGGATCCTGCAGGCGACCCCGGTGACGGCGACCGGGCTGGTGTGCGCGCTGCTGTTGACCACCCGCGGCGCGGCGTTGACCCTGCGCCAACTGCATCACACCCTGCAGGACTCGCTGGATTACCTGGAACGCAAACAGAATCCGATGTCGACCAGTGCCCTGCGGCTGCGCTCGCCGGACGGTGTGCGGGCGGCGGTGGACGCGCTGTCCAACGGGCACCCCGTCACTCGGATCGACGGCGGCCGGGAGCCGGTGTGGCAGATCACGCCCGAACACCAGCACGCCGCGGCGTTCTACCGCAACTCGGTGATCCATGCCTTTCTGGAGACCTCCATCGTCGAACTGGCGCTGGCACACGCCAAGCACGTCGACGGCGACCGCATGCAGGCCTTCTGGGACCAGGCGATGCGGCTGCGCGATCTGCTCAAGTTCGACTTCTACTTCGCGGACTCGGCGACGTTCCGGGACAACATCGCCGAAGAGATGGCCTGGCACGACAATTGGGAGGACCACGTCGCCGCCGGCGGCGACGAGATCGACGCGCTGCTGTTCACCAAGCGGCCGCTGATGGCCGAAGCGATGCTGCGGGTGTTCTTCGAGGCCTACGAGATCGTCGCCGACGTGCTGCGCGACGCCCCGGCGGACATCGGGCACAAGGAACTGACGCAGCTGGCCCTGGGGGTGGGCCGGCAGTACGTGGCACAAACCCGGATCCGCAGCAGCGAATCGGTGTCGACCCTGCTGTTCGCCACCGCACGCCAGGTCGTCGAGGACCAGGACCTGATCGCGGCCGCCCCGGACCTGGCCGAACGACGGGACGCGTTCCTGCGCGAGCTGCGCGCCATCCTGCAGGACTTCGACTACGTCGGCCGCATCGCGCGCGAGCAGTTCGTGGCCCGGGAGGCCAAGGCGCGCCGGGAGAGCCTGGACAGCCGACCGGGATAG